From the Microbacterium thalassium genome, one window contains:
- a CDS encoding alpha/beta fold hydrolase, translating into MTDRLVTGASGRRLGITVLGDPAADRTIALFAPMPGAAGFDPDPLETRRAGVRVVTVDRPGYGGSEPLELGELASFGRHADDVATQLRTAVGPGGVVGVVGWGVGGLAAAALAGRHPDLVDRLVLVDVPAGARPGDVEAPYAPGDLCIEPDEPALTLRAGLGRRVERMLEDAAEQDGAGFAFDRSALRSRDWAETLGRIQADTVLLYGDGHPLVSAAVDGARLNRRIPFSRVVRVPDATGLAIGAVWGRILAHVAH; encoded by the coding sequence ATGACCGACCGACTCGTCACGGGAGCCTCGGGCCGCCGCCTCGGCATCACGGTGCTGGGCGATCCCGCCGCCGACCGCACGATCGCTCTGTTCGCCCCCATGCCGGGCGCCGCGGGGTTCGATCCCGATCCCCTCGAGACCCGCCGCGCGGGCGTTCGCGTCGTCACCGTCGATCGCCCCGGCTACGGCGGCTCGGAGCCGCTCGAGCTGGGTGAGCTGGCGTCGTTCGGCCGCCATGCGGACGACGTCGCGACCCAGCTGCGCACGGCGGTCGGGCCGGGCGGCGTCGTCGGCGTCGTCGGCTGGGGCGTGGGCGGTCTCGCCGCCGCGGCGCTGGCGGGCCGCCATCCCGATCTGGTCGACCGCCTCGTCCTGGTCGACGTGCCGGCGGGCGCGCGTCCCGGCGACGTCGAGGCGCCGTACGCACCGGGCGATCTGTGCATCGAACCCGACGAGCCGGCGCTGACGCTGCGCGCCGGACTCGGCCGACGCGTGGAGCGGATGCTGGAGGACGCCGCCGAGCAGGACGGCGCCGGGTTCGCATTCGACCGCAGCGCGCTGCGCAGCCGCGACTGGGCCGAGACACTCGGGCGCATCCAGGCCGACACGGTGCTGCTCTACGGCGACGGTCACCCGCTCGTCTCGGCGGCCGTCGACGGCGCGCGCCTGAACCGCCGCATCCCGTTCTCGCGCGTCGTGCGCGTTCCGGATGCGACCGGGCTCGCCATCGGCGCGGTGTGGGGACGCATCCTCGCGCACGTCGCGCACTGA
- a CDS encoding large exoprotein, translating into MGGQVLGGGVIVLVATLLWLVYLLPSVHSRRQYDAAERNAVRLNQALRVLAETSETPEEVRLELSARTAMAQQRLARQALAERENAALEQARVDLEQARAERAALRAHPDARRARARRRTRFAITLSGVVGLGLAAWGVWDLLSTGSQIALWAGGATVVVATLLLQRMAAVGAREALRSQNEAERSAGRTTTAAVQDVALPTVERAWAPRELPRPLTASAGSRASAVLDATAEQDALRQAALDEAMRQRAEAQRPPSIDTARVAREGSDYARMGYVDDAEIEAHVRGLLARRAAGQ; encoded by the coding sequence ATGGGCGGGCAGGTGCTGGGCGGCGGGGTGATCGTCCTCGTGGCGACCCTGCTGTGGCTGGTCTATCTGCTGCCGTCGGTGCACAGCCGCCGCCAGTACGACGCGGCCGAGCGCAACGCCGTTCGATTGAACCAGGCGCTGCGCGTCCTCGCCGAGACGAGTGAGACGCCCGAGGAGGTGCGCCTCGAGCTGTCGGCGCGCACCGCGATGGCGCAGCAGCGGCTGGCCCGCCAGGCGCTCGCCGAACGCGAGAACGCGGCGCTCGAGCAGGCCCGCGTCGACCTCGAGCAGGCTCGAGCCGAGCGCGCCGCCCTGCGCGCGCACCCCGACGCGCGCCGCGCCCGCGCCCGCCGGCGCACGCGGTTCGCGATCACGCTGTCGGGCGTGGTGGGGCTGGGCCTGGCCGCGTGGGGCGTATGGGATCTGCTGTCGACCGGATCGCAGATCGCGCTGTGGGCGGGCGGGGCCACCGTGGTCGTGGCGACTCTGCTGCTGCAGCGCATGGCAGCCGTGGGCGCCCGTGAGGCGCTGCGCTCGCAGAACGAGGCGGAGCGCTCCGCCGGGCGCACGACGACCGCGGCCGTGCAGGATGTCGCGCTGCCGACGGTGGAGCGGGCCTGGGCGCCGCGCGAGCTGCCGCGGCCGCTCACGGCATCCGCGGGTTCCCGCGCGTCCGCCGTCCTCGACGCCACCGCGGAGCAGGATGCGCTGCGGCAGGCGGCGCTCGACGAGGCGATGCGCCAGCGCGCCGAGGCGCAGCGTCCGCCGTCGATCGACACCGCGCGCGTGGCCCGCGAGGGCTCCGACTACGCCCGCATGGGCTATGTCGACGACGCCGAGATCGAGGCGCATGTGCGGGGGCTTCTCGCCCGCCGCGCGGCCGGTCAGTGA
- a CDS encoding GNAT family N-acetyltransferase yields the protein MDTTPPRRHGPVSIRLVRQRDARALQNELLANRAWLRPWEATSPDGPVSFDMRIGVRRLLQQYRDGVGVPFVMEYDEDIVGQLNVWGIARGSLASATIGYWVSERFAGRGITPTAVAMATDLCFAEMGLHRMEICIRPENSASLRVVAKLGFRYEGLRRRYIHIDGDWRDHYAFALVREDVPEGVLQRWLAGRAPQDAATVPPADRLHA from the coding sequence GTGGACACGACGCCTCCGCGTCGGCACGGGCCGGTGTCGATCCGGCTGGTGCGCCAGCGCGACGCGCGCGCGCTCCAGAACGAGCTGCTCGCCAACCGGGCGTGGCTGCGCCCGTGGGAGGCGACCAGCCCCGACGGTCCCGTGTCGTTCGACATGCGGATCGGCGTGCGCCGTCTGCTCCAGCAGTACCGTGACGGCGTGGGCGTGCCCTTCGTCATGGAGTACGACGAGGACATCGTCGGCCAGTTGAACGTGTGGGGCATCGCGCGGGGATCGCTGGCGTCGGCGACGATCGGCTACTGGGTCAGCGAGCGGTTCGCGGGGCGCGGGATCACGCCGACCGCCGTGGCGATGGCGACCGATCTGTGCTTCGCGGAGATGGGTCTTCACCGCATGGAGATCTGCATCCGGCCCGAGAACAGCGCGAGCCTGCGCGTGGTCGCCAAGCTCGGCTTCCGCTACGAGGGGCTGCGTCGCCGCTACATCCATATCGACGGAGACTGGCGCGACCACTACGCGTTCGCGCTCGTGCGTGAGGACGTGCCCGAGGGCGTGCTCCAGCGGTGGCTGGCCGGGCGCGCGCCCCAGGACGCGGCGACCGTGCCGCCGGCCGACCGCCTCCACGCGTAG
- the galU gene encoding UTP--glucose-1-phosphate uridylyltransferase GalU, whose protein sequence is MPHKSFKAVIPAAGLGTRFLPATKAMPKEMLPVVDKPAIQYVVEEATAAGIEDVLIIIGRNKNNLSNHFDSVPELEHNLRQKGDDAKLAKVQHSSDLADIHFVRQGEPKGLGHAVLRSRAHVGDHPFAVMLGDDLIDERDPLLTKMLAEYDKRGATIVALMEVDPEHIHMYGVATVEATDSDDVVKITGLVEKPKKEDAPSNLAIIGRYVLDPSIFDVLEHTAPGKGGEIQLTDAMEEQAADPEGPGVYGVIFRGRRYDTGDKVDYIKAIVQLAADREDLGPDLRPWFKEYAATL, encoded by the coding sequence ATGCCGCACAAGTCATTCAAGGCCGTCATCCCCGCCGCCGGGCTCGGAACGCGATTCCTGCCCGCCACCAAGGCGATGCCGAAGGAGATGCTTCCCGTCGTCGACAAGCCGGCGATCCAGTACGTCGTCGAGGAGGCGACCGCCGCCGGCATCGAGGATGTGCTGATCATCATCGGCCGCAACAAGAACAACCTCTCCAACCACTTCGACTCGGTGCCCGAGCTGGAGCACAACCTGCGCCAGAAGGGCGACGACGCCAAGCTCGCGAAGGTCCAGCATTCGAGCGACCTGGCAGACATCCACTTCGTCCGCCAGGGCGAGCCCAAGGGACTCGGACACGCGGTGCTGCGCTCCCGCGCCCACGTGGGCGACCACCCGTTCGCCGTCATGCTGGGCGACGACCTGATCGACGAGCGCGACCCGCTGCTGACGAAGATGCTCGCCGAGTACGACAAGCGCGGCGCGACGATCGTCGCCCTCATGGAGGTCGACCCCGAGCACATCCACATGTACGGCGTCGCGACGGTCGAGGCGACCGATTCCGACGACGTCGTGAAGATCACCGGCCTGGTCGAGAAGCCCAAGAAGGAGGACGCGCCCTCCAACCTCGCCATCATCGGCCGCTACGTGCTGGACCCGTCGATCTTCGACGTCCTCGAGCACACCGCGCCCGGCAAGGGCGGCGAGATCCAGCTCACCGACGCGATGGAGGAGCAGGCCGCCGACCCCGAGGGCCCCGGCGTGTACGGCGTCATCTTCCGCGGCCGCCGGTACGACACCGGCGATAAGGTGGACTACATCAAGGCCATCGTGCAGCTCGCGGCCGACCGTGAAGACCTCGGTCCCGACCTGCGTCCCTGGTTCAAGGAGTACGCGGCGACCCTGTAG
- a CDS encoding 5-formyltetrahydrofolate cyclo-ligase produces MSDEIADAKRALRAELRERRQQLSERARDAAAAGVRAQLDALVAQFGARSVSCFLSTPTEPGTHEFVEAAVERGIRVLLPITRTDGLLDWAVATGGADIAEGLFGIPEPTGDVLGPIALDDVDLLIIPAAAVARDGMRLGWGRGYFDKTLGSMEHCPPVYAVVFDSEILDDVPRDLHDQPVTGVVTPTQTRTFAPAAR; encoded by the coding sequence ATGTCCGACGAGATCGCCGACGCGAAGCGCGCCCTGCGAGCGGAGCTGCGCGAACGCCGGCAGCAGCTCTCCGAGCGCGCGCGGGACGCCGCCGCCGCAGGCGTGCGCGCCCAGCTCGACGCCCTCGTCGCGCAGTTCGGCGCGCGTTCGGTGTCGTGCTTCCTCTCGACGCCGACCGAGCCCGGCACCCACGAGTTCGTCGAGGCCGCCGTCGAGCGCGGCATCCGCGTGCTGCTCCCCATCACACGGACCGACGGACTGCTCGACTGGGCGGTCGCGACCGGCGGCGCGGACATCGCCGAGGGCCTGTTCGGGATCCCCGAGCCCACCGGAGACGTCCTCGGGCCGATCGCCCTCGACGACGTCGACCTGCTCATCATCCCGGCCGCCGCGGTCGCGCGCGACGGCATGCGCCTGGGCTGGGGCCGCGGCTACTTCGACAAGACGCTCGGCTCGATGGAGCACTGCCCGCCGGTGTACGCCGTCGTGTTCGACTCCGAGATCCTCGACGACGTCCCGCGCGATCTCCACGACCAGCCCGTCACCGGCGTCGTCACCCCCACCCAGACCCGAACCTTCGCGCCCGCGGCGCGCTGA
- a CDS encoding FmdB family zinc ribbon protein has product MPTYAYACKQCSHRFDAVQSFAEPALTECPECGGALRKEYGSIGITFNGSGFYRTDSRASTGGDAKAGSSGGDAGSSTSSTSGTKSSSGSTTPA; this is encoded by the coding sequence ATGCCCACCTACGCCTACGCCTGCAAGCAGTGCTCGCACCGCTTCGACGCCGTCCAGTCCTTCGCCGAACCCGCGCTCACCGAGTGCCCCGAGTGCGGCGGCGCGCTGCGCAAGGAGTACGGCTCGATCGGCATCACGTTCAACGGCTCGGGGTTCTACCGCACCGACTCCCGGGCGTCGACCGGCGGCGACGCGAAGGCGGGCTCGAGTGGCGGCGACGCGGGATCTTCGACATCATCGACGTCTGGGACGAAGAGCTCGTCCGGCAGCACGACACCCGCATAG
- the mscL gene encoding large conductance mechanosensitive channel protein MscL gives MIKGFKEFILRGNVIDLAVAVVIGAAFTGIVTALVDGFVNPLIGAVFQVGDLSGWVIEIPTLTGATSTIAIGSIFGAIVNFLAVAVVVYFVLVYPMNRIKERAEARAGVETSPEEPGLPTEQQLLVEIRDLLAQREDARER, from the coding sequence GTGATCAAGGGCTTCAAGGAGTTCATCCTTCGCGGCAATGTGATCGATCTGGCCGTGGCCGTCGTCATCGGCGCGGCGTTCACCGGCATCGTCACCGCGCTCGTCGACGGCTTCGTCAATCCGCTCATCGGTGCGGTCTTCCAGGTGGGAGACCTGTCGGGCTGGGTCATCGAGATCCCGACGCTCACCGGTGCCACCTCGACGATCGCGATCGGCTCGATCTTCGGCGCGATCGTCAACTTCCTCGCCGTGGCCGTCGTGGTCTACTTCGTCCTCGTCTACCCGATGAACCGCATCAAGGAGCGGGCGGAGGCCAGGGCCGGCGTCGAAACGTCCCCCGAGGAGCCCGGGCTCCCCACCGAGCAGCAGCTGCTGGTGGAGATCCGCGACCTGCTCGCGCAGCGCGAGGACGCGCGCGAGCGCTGA
- a CDS encoding AAA family ATPase, with amino-acid sequence MAGAQDGAEVTPGTLGLAEGDAVVVHVADAERDRIRRETAMLGGRSTLVRFSERDDAAIDITHAHPGSLPQFLTGRSTLLSNLFRDEVALRNARLAAERITAKNVELRTTRGLEAVHLAVGLASWQAGEATSTAPVLLRPLAIRRHHADFELMLQGSFAVNPELVRALREQFGIELDGAALAALAHSRGVFQPQPVIDRLRAVTAGIDSYSVRPRLLVSSFADIAAGMSRDAGDLDHPVLNALAGHHRDRETFAIRRNAPTAPDADSRPPAADTLLLDADAEQERVLARIAAGQSLLVHTLPGTGGTQTVINAIGSLVREGKRVLVVSARRSTLEGVRHRLSGIGLPGLAVSPRQVQRDLIRAIGRNEKATAPKVAEIDDALVRLRTVLRDYRSAVTARHPDLDVSMLDVLAALSRLAGASPAPSTTARFDAGTLQKLAAIRADAAEKLRQAARLGEFRFGPDDSPWYGVSFSTTEQARETHALAGKLHRSAVPTLLERGYELVGQTRMRPFGTIAEMGEYIALLQGVRDSLDRFSLTVFERPLAELIQANGPRRDAPSMTGANRRRLRRLTREYIRPGVHISDMHEALLRVQHQRTQWQRYVDAGVAPEVPIGLADVHVAWQRVDAELAELDRVLGRSGPDRLAHLPVAELVRTLAALAADSDVFTNLRERAALRTELAGLGLEHLLTELSVRHVPEEAVADELEFAWWQSALEHLLHTDRALLGANTSVVDRLERDFRLVDEAHAAASGPLLANQLATQWRIGIVDEPGEAEALKAALKAGGSDPRQLAHVAPTLMRTLAPVWLASPYDVPRIPDDPEFDVVIIADAAAICLAEAAPALRRARQVVAFGDPVTQKPTPFEVAPAHSRTRPAEDAEEDVPFDSTSVFERLAELLPVETLTRSYRAGGEDLAELVNEAFYGGELVSLPWAGSYLGRGSLSVDYVEGGSGVPDPVTGAVESPDAEVARVVTLVVEHAVNRGSESLMVVTASARHAHRIRAAIESAFAGRSDVADFVSRATAEPFAVLTLEESVAESRDRVVFSLGYGLTRHGRVLSDFGDLSTPDGERLLTVGMTRARRSMVIVSSIRPSAFDDGRLEYGAATLMSILGGLAARARDARLEDLADPLTLALARELRRLGVSVDVHYRGLLPLVAQADGRAVVVESDPETIGESLRESLRLRPQILRRLGWHYVRVHSFDLYSDPAGVAARIAGLLGVPAEQAAADGDTQPIDVHE; translated from the coding sequence GTGGCCGGCGCGCAGGACGGCGCCGAGGTGACGCCCGGCACCCTCGGACTCGCCGAGGGCGATGCCGTGGTGGTGCACGTCGCCGACGCCGAACGCGATCGCATCCGGCGCGAGACGGCGATGCTGGGCGGCCGCTCGACCCTCGTCCGCTTCTCGGAGCGCGACGACGCGGCCATCGACATCACCCACGCCCACCCCGGCAGCCTGCCGCAGTTCCTGACGGGCCGATCGACGCTGCTGTCGAATCTGTTCCGCGACGAGGTGGCGCTGCGCAACGCGCGCCTGGCCGCCGAGCGCATCACGGCCAAGAACGTCGAGCTGCGCACCACCCGCGGGCTCGAGGCGGTGCACCTGGCTGTGGGCCTGGCGTCCTGGCAGGCCGGAGAGGCGACGTCCACCGCGCCGGTGCTGCTGCGCCCGCTCGCGATCCGCCGCCACCACGCCGACTTCGAGCTGATGCTCCAGGGCTCGTTCGCCGTCAACCCCGAGCTCGTGCGGGCGCTGCGCGAGCAATTCGGGATCGAGCTGGACGGCGCCGCGCTCGCCGCCCTCGCGCACTCCCGCGGCGTGTTCCAGCCGCAGCCCGTGATCGATCGGCTGCGCGCCGTGACGGCGGGGATCGACAGCTACTCGGTCCGCCCGCGCCTGCTGGTGTCGAGCTTCGCCGACATCGCGGCGGGGATGTCGCGCGACGCGGGCGACCTCGACCACCCGGTGCTCAACGCGCTCGCCGGGCACCACCGCGATCGGGAGACCTTCGCGATCCGCCGCAATGCGCCGACCGCGCCCGACGCCGACAGCAGGCCTCCCGCCGCCGACACCCTGCTGCTGGACGCCGACGCCGAGCAGGAGCGCGTCCTCGCGCGCATCGCCGCCGGCCAGTCCCTGCTCGTCCACACCCTCCCCGGCACGGGCGGAACCCAGACCGTCATCAACGCCATCGGCTCGCTCGTGCGCGAGGGCAAGCGCGTGCTCGTCGTCAGCGCCCGTCGCTCGACGCTCGAGGGCGTGCGGCACCGCCTGAGCGGGATCGGCCTCCCGGGTCTGGCGGTCTCGCCCCGGCAAGTGCAGCGCGACCTCATCCGCGCGATCGGCCGCAACGAGAAGGCGACGGCGCCGAAGGTCGCCGAGATCGACGACGCGCTCGTGCGCCTGCGGACCGTGCTGCGCGACTACCGAAGCGCCGTCACGGCGCGGCATCCGGACCTCGACGTCTCGATGCTCGACGTCCTCGCGGCGCTGTCACGACTGGCCGGGGCTTCACCGGCGCCGAGCACGACGGCGCGCTTCGACGCGGGGACGCTGCAGAAGCTCGCCGCCATCCGCGCGGACGCCGCCGAGAAGCTGCGTCAGGCGGCCCGCCTCGGCGAGTTCCGCTTCGGCCCCGACGACTCGCCCTGGTACGGCGTGTCGTTCTCGACGACCGAGCAGGCGCGCGAGACCCACGCCCTCGCGGGCAAGCTCCACCGCTCGGCGGTGCCGACGCTGCTCGAGCGCGGCTACGAGCTGGTCGGTCAGACGCGCATGCGGCCGTTCGGCACGATCGCCGAGATGGGCGAGTACATCGCGCTCCTCCAGGGTGTGCGCGACTCGCTCGACCGCTTCAGCCTCACGGTGTTCGAGCGGCCCCTCGCCGAGCTCATCCAGGCCAACGGTCCGCGTCGCGATGCGCCGTCGATGACGGGCGCGAACCGCCGCCGGCTGCGGCGCCTCACGCGCGAGTACATCCGGCCGGGCGTGCACATCTCCGACATGCACGAGGCGCTCCTGCGCGTCCAGCACCAGCGCACGCAGTGGCAGCGCTACGTCGACGCCGGCGTCGCCCCCGAGGTGCCGATCGGCCTCGCCGATGTGCACGTGGCGTGGCAGCGCGTCGACGCCGAGCTCGCCGAGCTCGACCGCGTGCTCGGGCGATCCGGCCCCGACCGCCTCGCCCACCTGCCGGTCGCCGAGCTCGTCCGGACCCTCGCGGCGCTCGCCGCCGACTCGGACGTCTTCACCAACCTCCGCGAGCGAGCCGCGCTGCGCACCGAGCTCGCCGGGCTCGGGCTCGAGCACCTGCTGACCGAGCTGTCGGTGCGCCACGTGCCCGAAGAGGCCGTCGCCGACGAGCTCGAGTTCGCGTGGTGGCAGTCGGCGCTGGAGCACCTGCTGCACACCGACCGTGCCCTGCTGGGGGCGAACACCTCGGTGGTCGACCGGCTCGAACGCGACTTCCGGCTCGTCGACGAGGCGCACGCCGCCGCGTCGGGACCGCTGCTGGCCAACCAGCTGGCGACGCAGTGGCGCATCGGGATCGTCGACGAGCCCGGCGAAGCCGAAGCCCTCAAGGCCGCGCTCAAGGCCGGCGGGAGCGACCCGCGGCAGCTCGCGCACGTCGCGCCGACGCTCATGCGGACCCTCGCGCCGGTGTGGCTGGCCTCGCCGTACGACGTCCCGAGGATTCCCGACGACCCCGAGTTCGACGTCGTGATCATCGCGGACGCCGCCGCGATCTGCCTCGCCGAGGCCGCGCCGGCGCTCCGCCGCGCCCGCCAGGTCGTCGCCTTCGGAGACCCCGTCACCCAGAAGCCGACGCCCTTCGAGGTCGCGCCCGCGCATTCGCGCACCCGCCCGGCCGAAGACGCCGAGGAGGACGTCCCGTTCGACAGCACGAGCGTGTTCGAGCGCCTCGCCGAGCTGCTGCCGGTCGAGACGCTCACGCGCAGCTATCGCGCCGGGGGAGAGGACCTCGCCGAACTCGTCAACGAGGCGTTCTACGGCGGCGAGCTGGTGTCGCTGCCGTGGGCGGGCTCGTACCTCGGGCGCGGCAGCCTGAGCGTCGACTACGTCGAAGGCGGCAGCGGCGTCCCCGACCCGGTGACGGGGGCCGTCGAGAGCCCCGACGCCGAGGTGGCGCGCGTGGTGACGCTCGTCGTGGAGCACGCCGTCAACCGCGGCTCCGAGTCGCTGATGGTCGTCACCGCGAGCGCGCGTCACGCGCACCGGATACGCGCGGCCATCGAGTCGGCGTTCGCCGGACGCTCCGACGTCGCCGACTTCGTCTCGCGCGCGACCGCGGAGCCGTTCGCCGTGCTGACCCTCGAGGAGTCGGTGGCCGAGAGCCGCGACCGCGTGGTGTTCTCGCTCGGCTACGGGCTCACACGCCACGGCCGCGTCCTCAGCGACTTCGGCGACCTGTCGACGCCGGACGGCGAGCGGCTGCTGACGGTGGGGATGACCCGCGCGCGCCGGTCCATGGTGATCGTGTCGTCCATCCGGCCCTCCGCGTTCGACGACGGACGCCTCGAGTACGGCGCGGCGACCCTCATGTCGATCCTCGGCGGACTCGCCGCCCGCGCCCGGGATGCGCGACTGGAAGACCTCGCCGACCCGCTCACGCTCGCCCTCGCACGGGAGCTGCGGCGCCTGGGCGTCTCGGTCGACGTGCACTACCGCGGACTGCTGCCCCTGGTCGCTCAGGCGGACGGGCGGGCCGTCGTCGTCGAGAGCGACCCGGAGACGATCGGCGAATCGCTGCGGGAGTCGCTGCGGCTACGGCCGCAGATCCTGCGCAGGCTCGGGTGGCACTATGTGCGCGTGCACTCGTTCGACCTGTACAGCGATCCCGCCGGGGTCGCCGCTCGCATCGCGGGCCTGCTCGGCGTGCCCGCCGAGCAGGCGGCCGCCGACGGCGACACGCAGCCCATCGATGTCCACGAATAG
- a CDS encoding methylated-DNA--[protein]-cysteine S-methyltransferase, giving the protein MESAMQFSTARSPIGDIVIVTAEDHVVWLHPAHGSVEDDLAHVAQTFRADIRHERTDAAAAAIDQLDGYFAGDVREFDVPLDWRLVKGFTREALQAVCGIPYGETAGYGEVAILAGRPRAARAVGTACANTPFSLVVPVHRVVRADGTLGEYGGRPELKRYLIDLEQGADPRLGG; this is encoded by the coding sequence ATGGAATCCGCGATGCAGTTCAGCACGGCCCGCTCGCCCATCGGCGACATCGTCATCGTGACGGCCGAGGACCACGTCGTGTGGCTGCATCCGGCGCACGGGTCCGTCGAGGACGACCTCGCCCACGTCGCGCAGACGTTCCGGGCCGACATCCGGCACGAGAGGACGGATGCGGCCGCCGCCGCGATCGACCAGCTGGACGGCTACTTCGCCGGCGACGTGCGCGAATTCGACGTGCCGCTGGACTGGCGGCTGGTGAAGGGGTTCACGCGGGAGGCGCTTCAGGCGGTGTGCGGGATCCCGTACGGCGAGACCGCGGGCTACGGCGAGGTGGCGATCCTCGCCGGGCGGCCGCGAGCCGCGCGGGCGGTGGGTACGGCGTGCGCGAACACGCCGTTCTCGCTCGTGGTCCCGGTGCACCGCGTCGTGCGGGCGGACGGCACGCTCGGCGAATACGGGGGACGGCCGGAGCTCAAGCGGTACCTCATCGACCTGGAGCAGGGCGCGGATCCCCGCCTCGGCGGCTGA
- a CDS encoding cation acetate symporter encodes MNDVFAAVDAAVQTVENNPILNISIFAAFVAVTLFIVLRASRNNKSAADYYAAGRSFTGPQNGFAISGDYLSAASFLGIVGAIAVNGYDGFLYSIGFLVAWLVALLLVAELMRNTGKFTMADVLSFRLKERPVRMAAAITTLAVCLFYLLAQMAGAGGLVALLLGINDQLGQSIVVAVVGVLMIVYVLIGGMKGTTWVQIVKAFLLIGGALAMTVWVLALNGFSLNTLLESAVAASTSDPADAILAPGLKYGSNPWDFISLAIALVLGTAGLPHVLMRFYTVPTAKEARRSVVWAIWLIGLFYLLTLVLGYGAGSLVGADTILAAPGGVNAAAPLLANALGGPLLLGFISAVAFATILAVVAGLTITAAASFAHDIYANVWKKGNVKPDGEVKVARRTVIVIGVLAILGGIGVQGQNVAFLVALAFAVAASANLPTIIYSLFWRRFTTRGAVWSMYGGLAAAIILIVLSPVFWGTPTSVFRDVGTAIWPLNNPGIVSIPLGFFLGWLGSIISHKGEDPRKAAEMEVRSLTGFGAEKATHH; translated from the coding sequence GTGAACGACGTCTTCGCCGCCGTCGATGCCGCCGTGCAGACGGTCGAGAACAATCCGATCCTGAACATCTCCATCTTCGCGGCGTTCGTCGCCGTGACGCTGTTCATCGTGCTCCGGGCCAGCCGCAACAACAAGTCGGCCGCGGACTACTACGCGGCCGGCCGCAGCTTCACCGGGCCGCAGAACGGCTTCGCCATCTCGGGCGACTACCTGTCGGCGGCGTCCTTCCTCGGGATCGTCGGCGCGATCGCCGTCAACGGCTACGACGGATTCCTCTACTCCATCGGCTTCCTCGTGGCGTGGCTGGTCGCGCTGCTGCTCGTGGCCGAGCTGATGCGCAACACGGGCAAGTTCACGATGGCCGACGTCCTGTCGTTCCGTCTCAAGGAGCGCCCCGTGCGCATGGCGGCGGCGATCACCACCCTCGCGGTGTGCCTGTTCTACCTGCTCGCGCAGATGGCGGGCGCCGGCGGACTCGTGGCTCTGCTGCTGGGGATCAACGACCAGCTCGGGCAGTCCATCGTCGTCGCCGTCGTCGGCGTCCTCATGATCGTCTACGTGCTCATCGGCGGCATGAAGGGCACCACGTGGGTGCAGATCGTCAAGGCGTTCCTGCTCATCGGCGGTGCGCTGGCGATGACGGTGTGGGTGCTCGCGCTCAACGGGTTCAGCCTCAACACGCTGCTCGAGAGCGCGGTGGCCGCCTCGACGAGCGACCCGGCCGACGCGATCCTCGCGCCGGGCCTGAAGTACGGCTCGAACCCGTGGGACTTCATCTCGCTCGCGATCGCGCTGGTGCTCGGCACCGCGGGTCTGCCGCACGTGCTGATGCGCTTCTACACCGTGCCCACGGCCAAGGAGGCGCGTCGCTCGGTGGTGTGGGCGATCTGGCTGATCGGCCTGTTCTACCTGCTCACGCTCGTCCTCGGCTACGGGGCCGGCTCGCTCGTGGGCGCGGACACCATCCTCGCGGCGCCCGGCGGCGTCAACGCCGCCGCACCTCTGCTGGCCAACGCGCTCGGCGGACCGCTCCTGCTCGGGTTCATCTCGGCGGTCGCGTTCGCGACGATCCTCGCGGTCGTCGCCGGCCTCACGATCACGGCGGCGGCCTCGTTCGCCCATGACATCTACGCGAACGTGTGGAAGAAGGGGAACGTCAAGCCGGACGGCGAGGTCAAGGTCGCCCGTCGCACGGTGATCGTGATCGGTGTGCTGGCGATCCTCGGCGGCATCGGGGTGCAGGGTCAGAACGTGGCGTTCCTCGTCGCGCTGGCCTTCGCGGTCGCCGCCTCGGCCAACCTGCCGACGATCATCTACTCGCTGTTCTGGCGCCGCTTCACCACGCGCGGCGCGGTGTGGAGCATGTACGGGGGTCTCGCGGCCGCCATCATCCTCATCGTGCTGTCGCCGGTGTTCTGGGGCACGCCCACGAGCGTCTTCCGAGACGTCGGCACGGCGATCTGGCCGCTGAACAACCCGGGCATCGTGTCGATCCCGCTCGGGTTCTTCCTGGGCTGGCTCGGGTCGATCATCTCCCACAAGGGAGAGGACCCGCGCAAGGCGGCGGAGATGGAGGTGCGCTCGCTCACCGGCTTCGGCGCCGAGAAGGCGACGCATCACTAG